AAAGCAAAAAGCCGGCGCCAAAGGTGCCGACGACGGTTGCTCCGATCATCGCCGGGACGCCGCCGAAGAAGGTGGCGGCCAGACCGGCGAGGAAGACGAAGATCGCGTTGCGGTTCATGCGCAGCGCGGACGGAATGTCCTCTCTCGGGCGAAGTGCCCGGCCGGAGGCATTCACGATGCGTGCCGCGATATAGTAGGCCGCAAACAGCATCAAAACCCACATTGCGCCCTGGATGGCGGGCAGCATCAGGAGAAGGAGCGACTTGGTCTGCGCGGTGGCCGTGTCATTGAACGTGAAATCGGGCTGTTGCTGCGCAAAGGAACCGAAGAGTGCGTCGACCATCTGGCCGATAAGTTCCGGGCCATAGCCGATCATGTAGCCCGTCACGATGACGGCGAGCGTCACCAGGCCACAGAGATGTAGCAGGATGTCGGAGAGCGGATACCAGGCCGTCAGGTGTTCCGGGCCGCCGAGCTCTGCGGCGGGACGAGCAAGGTTTGCCAGGTGGCTGATCCAGCCGGCGGGAATAAGCGTCACCAGCGTCATCATCAGCGCGAAAGCCGGGGAGCCGGCGACTGCACCGAAGGCGGCAGCGGTGACGACGGCAGAGATTGCCGCGGCATTGCCCCAGCCGAGACCTACGAGAAGGATGGGCAGAGCGGAGGCGGCGTAGAGCAAGGCGCTGAACGACAACTGGGCGCTCGCGCCGAGCGCCAGGAGCGCGGCGGTCAATCCGGCGAGCGCGCCGGTCAGCAGCCTCTTGAAGTTCATTTTTGTCACGTCGCTGTCCTGCTTCATCGAGCAGTTAGAGGATGTCTCCTGAATCGAATCCAGAAAGACCGCCTCAACATGGGTTTTCAGGGTTCCGATCCGCGCCCATCGCGGAA
Above is a window of Rhizobium etli 8C-3 DNA encoding:
- a CDS encoding DUF2232 domain-containing protein; translation: MNFKRLLTGALAGLTAALLALGASAQLSFSALLYAASALPILLVGLGWGNAAAISAVVTAAAFGAVAGSPAFALMMTLVTLIPAGWISHLANLARPAAELGGPEHLTAWYPLSDILLHLCGLVTLAVIVTGYMIGYGPELIGQMVDALFGSFAQQQPDFTFNDTATAQTKSLLLLMLPAIQGAMWVLMLFAAYYIAARIVNASGRALRPREDIPSALRMNRNAIFVFLAGLAATFFGGVPAMIGATVVGTFGAGFLLSGFAALHFRTRGKDWRLPALVLCYLASLVLMLPALFILVVGLSDTRKAIALTPNKSADTPQPTDKKT